From the genome of Rhizobium sp. NXC24, one region includes:
- the pqqD gene encoding pyrroloquinoline quinone biosynthesis peptide chaperone PqqD has protein sequence MSEEGAPKIDGLTIAGLARGVRLREDAARGQTILLAPERALALDEIAVAIIKALDGVRTLDEIAAGFAQEFQAPKDEILNDMIAFVREFATRRMLELS, from the coding sequence ATGAGCGAAGAGGGTGCCCCCAAGATCGATGGACTGACAATCGCCGGGCTCGCGCGTGGGGTCAGGCTCCGCGAGGATGCCGCTCGCGGGCAGACGATCCTGCTTGCACCCGAACGCGCGCTCGCGCTCGACGAGATTGCGGTGGCGATCATCAAGGCCCTCGACGGCGTGAGAACGCTGGATGAAATCGCCGCCGGATTTGCGCAGGAATTTCAGGCGCCGAAGGATGAGATCCTCAACGACATGATTGCCTTCGTCCGCGAGTTCGCAACCAGGCGGATGCTGGAGTTAAGCTGA
- a CDS encoding beta-galactosidase, with translation MSDKNIAATPSAWNTVKTDRFLVGAPHYPEHVDESYWERDAERMAKAGFNVVRMAEFAWHILEPRLGTFDFDLFDRAIAMLGRHGIDTIMCTPTATPPRWLTVAHPEILRVDGKGRPMSHGSRQHCDTASPVFREHSRRITKTMAEHYRNNPHVVGWQTDNELNTSMPESYSKGTLSEFQIFLAEKYGDIGKLNAAWGGDFWATAYDSFDQVVLPIEFGPTFPSPGHVQDYHRFLAFATARFQHDQVEILRATNPSWFVFHNLGGLRDIDFRGQFTTDLDFVGYDIYPMLYDEFQRIGNHAKVQALHLDICRGFSGNYIVPEQQSGFGSQPGFCTLTPEPGELRRMAMSSVAHGADGLMFFRWRPAHFGAEIYWMGIIDHDDVGRHRYEEAKQFATEMTALKDKILGTYVRMDVGIAGSDFDNQEAHKTYAIGLPSPQDDAVLLHQYCYDRGIACGFIHPEDDLSKLKLFYVPHWVMWKDEWTEKLKAFAEQGGTVVIGARTGTRNEDNHVIRQTAPGTSLSNLTGVRVEDFGRLAAPGANGLFDVMERSGGLVVPPNKPAESHRRTRRFKIGNQELPAGHFYENLLVDPDVEIVSAWSNRYADGLPMATSRKVGKGQVVYVGTYLTPELTAALAERLFPAAGVQPLVDDLPDGVEVTMRMNDERRLLFIQNYTDQPASLTAVAPGKNLLDSGKAVVGGLDLAGYDCAIIELEH, from the coding sequence GTGTCTGACAAGAACATTGCTGCGACCCCATCCGCTTGGAATACCGTTAAAACCGACCGCTTTCTCGTCGGTGCCCCGCATTATCCCGAGCATGTCGACGAAAGCTACTGGGAGCGCGATGCCGAACGCATGGCGAAGGCGGGCTTCAACGTGGTGAGAATGGCGGAATTCGCCTGGCATATCCTCGAGCCCAGGCTTGGCACCTTTGATTTTGATCTGTTCGACCGCGCCATAGCCATGCTCGGGCGGCACGGGATCGATACCATCATGTGCACGCCTACGGCCACGCCGCCGCGCTGGCTGACCGTTGCTCATCCGGAGATCCTGCGCGTGGACGGCAAAGGCCGTCCCATGAGCCATGGATCGCGTCAGCATTGCGATACGGCAAGCCCTGTGTTCCGCGAACACAGCCGGCGCATTACCAAGACAATGGCCGAACACTATCGAAACAATCCGCATGTTGTCGGCTGGCAGACCGACAATGAGCTAAACACGAGCATGCCGGAGAGCTATTCAAAGGGGACATTGAGCGAATTTCAGATCTTTCTCGCCGAGAAGTACGGCGATATTGGCAAGCTGAACGCTGCATGGGGCGGTGACTTCTGGGCAACTGCCTATGATAGTTTCGACCAGGTCGTGCTTCCGATCGAATTCGGCCCGACCTTCCCCAGTCCCGGCCATGTGCAGGATTACCACCGCTTCCTTGCGTTTGCGACCGCACGGTTTCAGCACGATCAGGTCGAGATCCTGCGGGCCACGAACCCGTCGTGGTTCGTCTTCCACAATCTCGGCGGCTTGCGGGATATCGACTTCCGCGGTCAGTTCACCACGGATCTCGATTTCGTCGGCTACGACATCTATCCGATGCTCTACGATGAGTTTCAGCGCATCGGAAATCACGCAAAGGTTCAGGCACTGCACCTGGATATATGCCGCGGCTTTTCGGGGAACTACATCGTGCCGGAGCAACAGTCCGGCTTCGGCAGCCAGCCGGGCTTCTGCACGCTGACGCCAGAGCCGGGCGAGCTTCGGCGCATGGCCATGTCATCGGTCGCACACGGCGCGGACGGGTTGATGTTCTTCCGCTGGCGTCCGGCCCATTTCGGCGCCGAGATCTACTGGATGGGCATCATCGACCACGACGACGTCGGGCGCCATCGCTATGAGGAAGCCAAGCAGTTTGCGACCGAAATGACGGCGCTGAAGGACAAGATCCTGGGTACCTATGTTCGCATGGATGTAGGCATCGCCGGCTCGGACTTTGACAATCAGGAAGCCCATAAGACCTACGCAATCGGACTGCCAAGCCCGCAGGACGACGCGGTTCTTCTGCATCAATATTGCTACGATCGCGGCATCGCTTGCGGCTTCATCCATCCTGAGGATGATCTGTCGAAGCTGAAGCTGTTCTATGTTCCGCATTGGGTGATGTGGAAGGATGAATGGACCGAAAAACTCAAAGCGTTCGCGGAGCAGGGCGGCACTGTCGTTATCGGCGCACGTACCGGAACGCGGAATGAGGACAATCACGTCATCCGGCAGACGGCCCCGGGCACGTCTCTTTCCAACCTCACTGGCGTACGGGTCGAAGACTTCGGTCGTCTTGCTGCCCCGGGCGCCAACGGACTGTTCGACGTGATGGAACGATCCGGTGGCCTGGTGGTGCCGCCAAACAAGCCCGCTGAATCCCATCGCAGGACGCGCCGTTTCAAGATCGGCAACCAGGAACTGCCCGCCGGGCACTTCTACGAAAATCTCTTGGTCGACCCGGATGTCGAGATCGTCTCCGCCTGGTCCAATCGCTATGCGGACGGTCTACCCATGGCGACGTCGCGCAAGGTCGGCAAGGGTCAGGTCGTCTATGTCGGCACCTATCTCACGCCCGAGCTGACGGCTGCACTGGCCGAACGGCTGTTCCCGGCGGCAGGTGTGCAGCCGCTGGTGGACGATCTTCCTGATGGCGTCGAGGTCACCATGCGCATGAATGACGAACGCAGGCTACTGTTCATCCAAAACTACACCGATCAGCCCGCAAGCCTCACCGCCGTGGCGCCCGGCAAGAACCTTCTCGATAGTGGAAAAGCCGTTGTGGGCGGTCTCGATCTCGCTGGCTATGACTGCGCCATCATCGAATTGGAGCATTGA
- the pqqC gene encoding pyrroloquinoline-quinone synthase PqqC — protein MRQAADREAFEARLRAVGEARYHDKHPFHQQLHAGQCDMTQVRAWVINRYYYQSHIPMKDAAFLSRCEDPQLRRAWRKRIEDHDGGIEDGGGIRRWLKLAEAVSLDPDYVASMRGVLAGTRFAVDAYVHFVREKPMLEAVASSLTEMFAPAIHAHRIAGLIEHYAFANEGALAYFRQRLNEAPKEVAFGLNYVLDHADTLEKQDATVAALTFKTDVLWSQLDALSHAYVSPGHIPPGGWDGREGVTAMQEGENEGRAS, from the coding sequence TTGCGACAGGCTGCCGATAGAGAAGCGTTCGAGGCGCGCCTGCGCGCAGTGGGCGAGGCTCGCTATCACGACAAGCATCCATTTCACCAGCAACTGCACGCGGGCCAATGCGACATGACGCAGGTCCGAGCCTGGGTCATCAACCGGTACTACTATCAGAGCCATATTCCGATGAAGGATGCCGCCTTCTTGTCGCGCTGCGAGGATCCGCAGTTGCGGCGGGCATGGCGCAAGCGCATCGAGGATCACGATGGCGGCATTGAAGATGGAGGTGGGATTCGCCGCTGGTTGAAGCTCGCCGAGGCCGTAAGCCTGGATCCAGACTATGTTGCCTCGATGCGCGGCGTGCTTGCTGGCACGCGATTTGCCGTGGATGCCTATGTTCATTTCGTCCGCGAGAAGCCGATGCTGGAAGCGGTCGCCTCGTCGCTGACGGAGATGTTCGCCCCGGCTATCCACGCCCACCGCATCGCCGGCCTGATCGAACATTATGCCTTCGCCAATGAAGGCGCGCTCGCATACTTCCGGCAGCGCCTCAACGAAGCGCCGAAAGAAGTTGCGTTCGGTCTCAACTATGTTCTCGATCACGCCGACACGCTTGAAAAGCAGGATGCGACTGTCGCTGCGCTGACGTTCAAGACTGATGTCCTGTGGTCGCAGCTCGATGCGCTCTCCCATGCCTATGTCAGTCCGGGACACATTCCGCCCGGCGGCTGGGATGGCCGCGAAGGTGTGACCGCTATGCAGGAAGGGGAGAACGAGGGGAGAGCATCATGA
- the pqqB gene encoding pyrroloquinoline quinone biosynthesis protein PqqB — protein sequence MPQWNCGCPTCVAARLGDLAPQTQASLAVSVDGRAWLVVDASPDICQQLRNQPELWPQELRDSPFKSIMLTSGDIDHVAGLLTLREKQPFELFATRALLETLEQNPIYGVLDPLHVRQNPIELETPFFPLDDLEARLFAVAGKVPLYLEKDEPELGVESEQTVGVEFRIGAQRVLYIPGCGGVSVALADRIAGAELLFFDGTVFTDDEMIRMGTGQKTGRRMGHVPISGPGGSLEALSRLPIGRCIYIHVNNTNPVWRAGAERAQLERHGFAVGYDGMEVTLATGCR from the coding sequence TTGCCGCAGTGGAACTGCGGTTGTCCGACCTGTGTGGCGGCGCGGCTGGGCGATCTTGCTCCGCAGACGCAAGCGTCATTGGCCGTGAGCGTCGATGGTCGCGCTTGGCTGGTCGTGGACGCGTCCCCGGATATCTGCCAGCAGTTGCGCAATCAGCCTGAGCTGTGGCCGCAGGAATTACGCGACAGCCCCTTCAAAAGCATTATGCTGACGAGCGGCGATATCGACCATGTCGCCGGTCTGCTGACATTGCGGGAAAAGCAGCCCTTCGAGCTGTTCGCGACCCGCGCTTTGCTGGAGACGTTGGAGCAAAATCCGATTTACGGGGTGCTCGATCCTCTTCATGTGCGCCAAAATCCGATCGAGCTCGAAACGCCATTTTTTCCGCTCGATGATCTGGAGGCGAGGCTCTTCGCCGTCGCCGGCAAGGTTCCGCTCTATCTCGAAAAGGATGAGCCGGAACTCGGGGTCGAAAGCGAGCAGACCGTGGGCGTCGAATTCCGCATTGGCGCGCAGCGTGTCCTCTACATTCCCGGTTGCGGCGGTGTAAGCGTGGCCTTGGCGGATCGGATTGCTGGCGCGGAACTGCTATTCTTCGATGGCACGGTGTTCACCGATGACGAGATGATCCGGATGGGCACCGGCCAGAAGACGGGACGGCGAATGGGACATGTCCCGATCAGCGGTCCCGGCGGCAGCCTCGAGGCACTGTCGCGTCTGCCGATCGGGCGGTGCATCTATATTCACGTCAACAATACCAACCCTGTTTGGCGGGCCGGAGCGGAACGAGCGCAACTTGAGCGACACGGTTTCGCCGTCGGCTATGACGGAATGGAGGTCACGCTTGCGACAGGCTGCCGATAG
- the pqqA gene encoding pyrroloquinoline quinone precursor peptide PqqA, translated as MKWHVPKFVEVSCGMEINRYAPADGSEPVLFLSLII; from the coding sequence ATGAAGTGGCATGTTCCGAAATTCGTAGAGGTAAGCTGCGGCATGGAAATTAACCGGTATGCGCCCGCCGATGGTTCCGAGCCGGTGCTGTTCTTATCCTTGATCATTTGA
- the pqqE gene encoding pyrroloquinoline quinone biosynthesis protein PqqE: MSEYLQGDEKQRIIAAPPPIAMLAELTHRCPLACPYCSNPLELTQNRHELATEEWIAAFRQAAKLGVLHLHLSGGEPAARRDLVALTAGAASCGLYSNLITSGIGLTQLRLAELANAGLDHIQLSIQGATVEVADHVSNYAGGYARKLAVSGWIGEIGIPLTVNAVCHKQNIHQVGDMIALAVKLGARRIEVATVQFHGWAEKNRAALMPTCAQVERTKALIEEERRRLEGILVIDYVPADHHSRYPKDCMGGWDRTGLNITPSGRVLPCHAAETIPFLTFDNVRNKPLAEIWYRSSAFNAYRGEDWMQEPCRSCARKHIDHGGCRCQAMALAGHADATDPVCIRSPLHTHILDQAEADGLSEPPAFIYRGRA; the protein is encoded by the coding sequence ATGAGCGAGTATCTTCAAGGAGATGAGAAGCAGCGCATCATCGCTGCGCCGCCACCGATCGCCATGCTGGCGGAATTGACGCATCGCTGCCCGCTTGCCTGCCCCTATTGCTCCAATCCGCTGGAGCTGACGCAAAACCGGCACGAACTGGCAACGGAAGAATGGATTGCCGCCTTCAGGCAGGCGGCTAAATTGGGCGTCCTGCATCTGCACCTGTCCGGCGGCGAACCGGCCGCCCGTCGCGATCTGGTCGCCCTGACGGCGGGAGCTGCTTCTTGCGGTCTCTACAGCAATCTCATCACCTCCGGCATTGGATTGACGCAGCTTCGCCTCGCCGAACTGGCCAATGCCGGATTGGATCACATCCAGCTTTCGATCCAGGGTGCGACTGTGGAGGTAGCCGACCATGTCAGCAACTACGCAGGCGGCTATGCCCGCAAACTGGCGGTCTCCGGCTGGATAGGCGAGATTGGCATTCCACTGACCGTCAATGCTGTTTGCCACAAACAAAATATACATCAGGTTGGCGATATGATCGCATTGGCAGTCAAGCTAGGTGCGCGCCGGATAGAGGTCGCGACCGTGCAATTCCATGGATGGGCCGAAAAAAACCGCGCTGCTTTGATGCCGACGTGCGCACAGGTCGAAAGGACGAAGGCGCTTATCGAGGAAGAGCGCAGAAGGCTGGAGGGCATCCTCGTCATCGATTACGTTCCCGCCGATCACCATTCGCGCTATCCAAAGGATTGCATGGGAGGCTGGGACCGCACCGGGCTCAACATTACCCCGTCGGGGCGCGTACTGCCTTGCCACGCCGCCGAGACGATTCCGTTCCTCACATTCGACAATGTGCGTAACAAGCCACTGGCGGAAATCTGGTATCGCAGCAGCGCTTTCAACGCCTATCGCGGCGAGGATTGGATGCAGGAACCCTGCCGCAGTTGCGCCCGCAAACACATCGATCATGGCGGCTGTCGCTGCCAGGCTATGGCACTTGCGGGTCATGCAGATGCAACCGATCCCGTCTGTATCCGTTCGCCGCTGCATACACATATCTTGGACCAGGCGGAGGCGGATGGCCTAAGCGAACCGCCTGCCTTTATTTATCGAGGGCGTGCATGA